From Streptomyces sp. TLI_053, a single genomic window includes:
- the uraH gene encoding hydroxyisourate hydrolase — MTGISTHVLDTSLGRPAEGVPVELALHTEGGWQVLGTSATDSDGRAKDLPAVEAGSVVRLLFDTAAYFGRKSEEPPFFPEVTIVFTVAPAQHHYHVPLLLNPFGYSVYRGS, encoded by the coding sequence ATGACTGGCATCTCCACCCACGTGCTCGACACCAGCCTCGGCCGCCCGGCCGAGGGCGTCCCGGTCGAGCTCGCACTGCACACCGAGGGTGGCTGGCAGGTGCTCGGCACCTCCGCCACGGACTCCGACGGCCGGGCCAAGGACCTGCCGGCCGTGGAGGCGGGCTCGGTCGTCCGGCTGCTCTTCGACACCGCCGCGTACTTCGGCCGGAAGTCCGAGGAACCGCCGTTCTTCCCCGAGGTCACGATCGTCTTCACGGTCGCGCCCGCGCAGCACCACTACCACGTGCCGTTGCTGCTGAACCCGTTCGGATACTCGGTCTACCGCGGAAGCTAG